One window of Nocardioides dongkuii genomic DNA carries:
- the ctlX gene encoding citrulline utilization hydrolase CtlX, with protein sequence MSAQAPSAVILVRAQNYLPNPATAADNAFQADVPDGRSDAAVSALALAEMDALAATLRDAGVRVHVFDDEDHTRPDSVFPNNWISTHAGGSVAVFPMYASNRRHERRADVLEMLKSEYRVQTIVDYSGLEPDGIFLEGTGAMVLDHVSRVAYMARSHRSDAHVLERFCTDFNYEPMAFDAVDSAGVPVYHTNVLACVGTDVALIALEMIPDRVRREQVRERLSVNGRQVVELTEEQVREFAGNAVELCGRTPEGRRGYVMAMSARAHRSLRPDQVAVIEESATIVSVDIPTIELAGGSVRCMIAGVHLDRRPVVVDPELSDAVLAINEDHPVTPDGRYVDADHADHPDRADSAA encoded by the coding sequence GTGAGTGCTCAAGCCCCGTCCGCCGTCATCCTCGTCCGCGCCCAGAACTACCTGCCCAACCCCGCGACTGCGGCGGACAACGCCTTCCAGGCCGACGTGCCGGACGGGCGCTCCGACGCCGCCGTCTCGGCGCTGGCGCTCGCGGAGATGGACGCGCTGGCCGCGACCCTGCGGGACGCCGGCGTCCGGGTCCACGTCTTCGACGACGAGGATCACACCCGGCCGGACTCGGTGTTCCCGAACAACTGGATCTCGACCCACGCCGGGGGCAGCGTCGCGGTCTTCCCGATGTACGCCTCGAACCGCCGCCACGAGCGGCGCGCCGACGTCCTGGAGATGCTGAAGTCGGAGTACCGCGTCCAGACGATCGTCGACTACTCCGGCCTCGAGCCCGACGGGATCTTCCTCGAGGGCACCGGCGCGATGGTCCTCGACCACGTCTCGCGGGTCGCCTACATGGCGCGCAGCCACCGCAGCGACGCCCACGTCCTGGAGCGGTTCTGCACCGACTTCAACTACGAGCCGATGGCCTTCGACGCCGTCGACAGCGCCGGGGTCCCCGTCTACCACACCAACGTGCTGGCCTGCGTCGGCACCGACGTCGCCCTGATCGCCCTCGAGATGATCCCGGACAGGGTCCGGCGCGAGCAGGTCCGCGAGCGGCTCAGCGTCAACGGCCGCCAGGTCGTCGAGCTCACCGAGGAGCAGGTCCGGGAGTTCGCCGGCAACGCCGTCGAGCTCTGCGGTCGTACGCCGGAGGGCCGCCGCGGCTACGTGATGGCGATGTCGGCCCGGGCCCACCGCAGCCTCCGCCCCGACCAGGTCGCGGTCATCGAGGAGTCCGCCACCATCGTCTCGGTCGACATCCCCACCATCGAGCTCGCCGGGGGATCGGTGCGCTGCATGATCGCCGGCGTGCACCTCGACCGCCGTCCCGTCGTCGTCGACCCCGAGCTCAGCGACGCCGTCCTCGCCATCAACGAGGACCACCCGGTCACCCCGGACGGGCGGTACGTCGACGCCGACCACGCCGACCACCCCGACCGCGCGGACAGCGCCGCCTGA
- a CDS encoding MaoC/PaaZ C-terminal domain-containing protein, producing MALPTLLKAALPSIPVVNQLPGIRKSPVEEFSGIRLSRPPVTVERAHVERYAEVCGFPSRDTVPVTYPHLLAFPLHMAIMSDQAFPAPAIGTVHVENSVTAHRRIGVGETLEVSVAVGAPAPHPKGTAYSFVTEVTAEGEPVWESTSTYLRRVSTGSTNERSESAPGGPSYPDAPPHGLTWRLPADLGRRYAAVSGDHNPIHLYPLTARALGFPRQIAHGMWSKARCVAALENRLPDAVRIDVAFKKPILLPGTVAFGSAPLEDGYAFSLTRPKDGAPHLAGRTTAL from the coding sequence ATGGCCCTCCCGACCCTGCTCAAGGCGGCGCTGCCGAGCATCCCCGTCGTCAACCAGCTGCCCGGCATCCGCAAGTCGCCGGTCGAGGAGTTCAGCGGGATCCGGCTGAGCCGGCCGCCGGTGACCGTCGAGCGCGCCCACGTCGAGCGGTACGCCGAGGTCTGCGGCTTCCCGTCGCGCGACACGGTCCCGGTCACCTACCCGCACCTGCTGGCGTTCCCGCTGCACATGGCGATCATGAGCGACCAGGCGTTCCCCGCGCCCGCCATCGGCACCGTGCACGTCGAGAACTCCGTCACCGCCCACCGCCGGATCGGGGTCGGCGAGACCCTCGAGGTCTCGGTCGCGGTCGGCGCCCCCGCGCCGCACCCCAAGGGCACGGCGTACTCCTTCGTCACCGAGGTCACCGCCGAGGGCGAGCCGGTCTGGGAGAGCACCTCGACGTACCTCCGCCGGGTCTCGACAGGCTCGACCAACGAACGGTCCGAGTCCGCGCCCGGGGGCCCGTCGTACCCGGACGCGCCGCCGCACGGCCTGACCTGGCGGCTGCCGGCCGACCTGGGCCGCCGGTACGCCGCGGTCTCAGGCGACCACAACCCGATCCACCTCTACCCGCTGACCGCGCGGGCGCTGGGCTTCCCGCGCCAGATCGCGCACGGGATGTGGAGCAAGGCCCGGTGCGTCGCCGCGCTGGAGAACCGGCTGCCGGACGCCGTCCGCATCGACGTCGCCTTCAAGAAGCCGATCCTGCTGCCCGGCACGGTCGCCTTCGGCTCGGCGCCGCTGGAGGACGGGTACGCCTTCTCGCTGACCCGACCCAAGGACGGCGCGCCACACCTGGCGGGACGCACCACGGCGCTCTGA
- a CDS encoding winged helix-turn-helix transcriptional regulator: MTTSSTPRRQELIDDATCREATAGLEFVGRRWTGAIMLALGRGASRFGEIEAAVDGLSARLLTARLRELEEHDLVEREVIPTTPVSVRYRLTPRGRDLLAAMQPLVAYHLRWGD, translated from the coding sequence GTGACCACGAGCTCGACCCCCCGCCGCCAGGAGCTGATCGACGACGCCACCTGCCGGGAGGCCACGGCCGGCCTGGAGTTCGTCGGCCGGCGGTGGACCGGCGCGATCATGCTCGCGCTCGGCCGCGGCGCGTCGCGGTTCGGGGAGATCGAGGCGGCCGTCGACGGCCTGTCCGCGCGCCTGCTCACCGCCCGGCTGCGCGAGCTGGAGGAGCACGACCTCGTCGAGCGCGAGGTGATCCCCACGACGCCGGTCTCGGTCCGCTACCGGCTCACGCCCCGCGGTCGCGACCTGCTGGCGGCGATGCAACCGCTGGTGGCCTACCACCTGCGCTGGGGCGACTGA
- a CDS encoding TetR/AcrR family transcriptional regulator: MATRAPETDGRRSAAAARRRVREREIIAATRALFDERGVRDAQIEDIARAVGINRAIVYRHFTGKEELFALTLVSYLDELREDLDAAEGGTPTDRLAAIVGAFVDYGLAHPAFVDCAQALMRRSGPELLDEISEGALFRLGRSISACLAVLSGALEELGVEDPTLLANTLYASGLGALQLARVGILVKEAAPGVPTVGQISPEQVRDYLVASALALASR, translated from the coding sequence ATGGCGACACGGGCCCCCGAGACCGACGGACGCCGCTCGGCGGCGGCCGCGCGGCGCCGGGTCCGCGAGCGGGAGATCATCGCGGCGACCCGGGCGCTCTTCGACGAGCGCGGGGTGCGCGACGCGCAGATCGAGGACATCGCGCGCGCCGTCGGGATCAACCGGGCGATCGTCTACCGGCACTTCACCGGCAAGGAGGAGCTCTTCGCGCTCACCCTGGTCAGCTACCTCGACGAGCTGCGCGAGGACCTCGACGCCGCCGAGGGCGGTACGCCGACCGACCGGCTCGCCGCGATCGTCGGCGCCTTCGTCGACTACGGGCTGGCCCACCCGGCGTTCGTGGACTGCGCGCAGGCGCTGATGCGCCGCTCCGGTCCCGAGCTGCTCGACGAGATCTCGGAGGGCGCGCTGTTCCGCCTCGGCCGGAGCATCTCCGCGTGCCTCGCCGTGCTCAGCGGGGCGCTCGAGGAGCTCGGCGTGGAGGACCCGACGCTGCTCGCCAACACGCTGTACGCCAGCGGCCTCGGCGCGCTGCAGCTCGCCCGGGTCGGCATCCTGGTCAAGGAGGCGGCCCCCGGCGTACCCACCGTCGGGCAGATCTCCCCGGAGCAGGTGCGCGACTACCTGGTGGCCTCGGCGCTGGCGCTGGCCTCCCGCTGA
- a CDS encoding acetyl-CoA C-acetyltransferase, giving the protein METSTRRVAVLGGNRIPFARSNSVYSDVSNQDMLTATIDGLVARFGLEGERLGEVVAGAVLKHSRDFNLTREAVLGSRLAPETPATDIQQACGTGLQAAIQVANKIALGQIDAGIAGGTDTTSDAPVAISDKLRKKLMKVNAARDTKSRLTALGAIRPGDIGLEIPQNGEPRTKLSMGEHAALTALEWRITREAQDELAATSHQRLAAAYDRGWFDDLVTPFRGVERDNNLRPDSTAEKLAKLKPVFGKGEAATMTAGNSTPLTDGASAVLLATEEWSQEHGLEVQAYLVDSETAAVDYVHGNEGLLMAPAYAVPRMLERQGLSLQDFDFYEIHEAFASQVLSTLAAWEDPVFCKERLGLDAPLGSIDRDKLNVHGSSLAAGHPFAATGGRIVATLAKLLAEKGSGRGLISICAAGGQGVVAILER; this is encoded by the coding sequence ATGGAGACCAGTACCCGCCGCGTCGCCGTCCTCGGCGGCAACCGCATCCCGTTCGCCCGGTCCAACTCGGTGTACTCCGACGTCTCGAACCAGGACATGCTCACCGCCACGATCGACGGGCTCGTGGCCCGGTTCGGCCTCGAGGGCGAGCGCCTCGGCGAGGTCGTGGCCGGCGCCGTGCTCAAGCACTCCCGCGACTTCAACCTGACCCGCGAGGCGGTGCTCGGCTCCCGGCTCGCCCCCGAGACCCCGGCGACCGACATCCAGCAGGCCTGCGGCACCGGCCTGCAGGCCGCGATCCAGGTCGCGAACAAGATCGCGCTCGGCCAGATCGACGCCGGCATCGCCGGCGGCACCGACACCACCTCCGACGCGCCGGTCGCGATCAGCGACAAGCTGCGCAAGAAGCTGATGAAGGTCAACGCCGCGCGCGACACCAAGAGCCGCCTGACCGCCCTCGGCGCGATCCGCCCCGGCGACATCGGCCTGGAGATCCCGCAGAACGGCGAGCCGCGCACCAAGCTCTCGATGGGCGAGCACGCCGCGCTGACCGCCCTGGAGTGGCGGATCACCCGCGAGGCGCAGGACGAGCTGGCCGCGACCTCCCACCAGCGCCTCGCCGCGGCGTACGACCGCGGGTGGTTCGACGACCTGGTGACACCGTTCCGCGGCGTCGAGCGCGACAACAACCTGCGGCCCGACTCCACCGCCGAGAAGCTCGCCAAGCTCAAGCCGGTCTTCGGCAAGGGCGAGGCCGCGACGATGACGGCCGGCAACTCCACGCCGCTCACCGACGGCGCCTCCGCGGTGCTGCTGGCGACCGAGGAGTGGTCGCAGGAGCACGGCCTCGAGGTCCAGGCCTACCTCGTGGACTCCGAGACCGCGGCCGTCGACTACGTCCACGGCAACGAGGGCCTGCTGATGGCCCCGGCGTACGCCGTCCCGCGGATGCTGGAGCGCCAGGGCCTCTCGCTGCAGGACTTCGACTTCTACGAGATCCACGAGGCGTTCGCCTCGCAGGTGCTCTCCACCCTCGCGGCGTGGGAGGACCCGGTGTTCTGCAAGGAGCGCCTCGGCCTGGACGCCCCGCTGGGCTCGATCGACCGCGACAAGCTGAACGTGCACGGCTCCTCGCTCGCGGCCGGCCACCCGTTCGCCGCCACCGGCGGCCGGATCGTGGCCACCCTCGCCAAGCTGCTCGCGGAGAAGGGGTCGGGCCGCGGCCTGATCAGCATCTGCGCCGCGGGCGGCCAGGGCGTCGTCGCCATCCTGGAGCGCTAG
- a CDS encoding 3-oxoacyl-ACP reductase: protein MSDRYQDFASSQIGKFLVKNLGLPSPMRLERYAAGSPLVDGTVAVGGRGRLVESLPGILEELDIASTTATDADATYQGLVFDATGLTSSDQLVALRDFFTPLMRSLDTCPRVVVIGTPPEQVEGAERVAQRALEGFTRSLGKEIGRGGTVQLVYVAEGAEGALASTLAFLLSPKSAYVSGQVVRIGAHGTTVAGEVADWTTPLAGKVALVTGASRGIGEQIARVLHRDGATVVGVDVPQAASELQSLMKELDGDWLTLDITGKDAPQRIAHHLKEKHGGVDVVVHNAGITRDRKLANMAPDSKGDRWESVVAVNLTAPERITRELLEQQVINDNGSIIGVASIAGIAGNVGQTNYAASKAGIIGFVDSLADELDRGITINAVAPGFIITQMTAAVPFATREVGQRLNAMSQGGLPVDVAETIAWLGSPGSTAVNGNVVRVCGQMMLGA from the coding sequence ATGAGCGACCGCTACCAGGACTTCGCGTCCTCGCAGATCGGCAAGTTCCTCGTCAAGAACCTCGGGCTCCCCAGCCCGATGCGGCTGGAGCGGTACGCCGCGGGCTCGCCGCTCGTCGACGGCACCGTCGCCGTGGGCGGCCGGGGCCGGCTGGTCGAGTCGCTCCCGGGCATCCTCGAGGAGCTCGACATCGCGAGCACGACCGCGACCGACGCCGACGCGACGTACCAGGGCCTGGTCTTCGACGCCACCGGGCTGACCTCCTCCGACCAGCTGGTCGCGCTGCGGGACTTCTTCACGCCGCTGATGCGCAGCCTGGACACCTGCCCCCGCGTGGTCGTCATCGGCACCCCGCCCGAGCAGGTCGAGGGCGCCGAGCGGGTCGCCCAGCGCGCGCTGGAGGGCTTCACCCGCAGCCTCGGCAAGGAGATCGGCCGCGGCGGCACCGTGCAGCTGGTCTACGTGGCCGAGGGCGCGGAGGGCGCGCTGGCCTCGACGCTGGCCTTCCTGCTCTCGCCGAAGTCGGCGTACGTCTCGGGCCAGGTCGTCCGGATCGGCGCGCACGGCACGACGGTGGCCGGCGAGGTCGCCGACTGGACGACCCCGCTGGCCGGCAAGGTCGCGCTGGTCACCGGCGCCAGCCGCGGCATCGGCGAGCAGATCGCCCGGGTGCTGCACCGCGACGGCGCCACCGTCGTCGGCGTCGACGTGCCGCAGGCGGCCAGCGAGCTGCAGTCGCTGATGAAGGAGCTCGACGGCGACTGGCTGACCCTCGACATCACCGGCAAGGACGCGCCGCAGCGGATCGCGCACCACCTCAAGGAGAAGCACGGCGGCGTCGACGTCGTCGTCCACAACGCCGGCATCACCCGCGACCGGAAGCTCGCGAACATGGCTCCCGACAGCAAGGGTGACCGCTGGGAGTCCGTCGTCGCGGTCAACCTCACCGCGCCCGAGCGGATCACCCGCGAGCTGCTCGAACAGCAGGTGATCAACGACAACGGCTCGATCATCGGCGTCGCGAGCATCGCCGGCATCGCGGGCAACGTCGGCCAGACCAACTACGCCGCGTCCAAGGCGGGCATCATCGGCTTCGTCGACTCCCTCGCCGACGAGCTCGACCGCGGGATCACGATCAACGCCGTGGCGCCCGGGTTCATCATCACCCAGATGACGGCCGCGGTGCCGTTCGCGACCCGCGAGGTCGGCCAGCGGCTCAACGCGATGTCCCAGGGCGGCCTGCCGGTCGACGTCGCCGAGACCATCGCCTGGCTCGGCTCCCCCGGATCGACCGCGGTCAACGGCAACGTCGTGCGGGTCTGCGGCCAGATGATGCTGGGCGCCTGA
- a CDS encoding molybdopterin-dependent oxidoreductase, with amino-acid sequence MSREHRITCPLCEAMCGLRVTVDDAGRVGRITGDPDDVWSRGYLCPKGTALGHLHEDPDRLRQPMVKGPDGVHRPVSWDQAWAEVERVLRPVLDEDGASAVTVYVGNPVAHNLSLSRYIGAVIGMGQAVGMQTYYSPATVDQWPLNVVGALLFGGMWEAPVPDLDRTDHLVVLGANPAASQGSMLSAPDVLGRLRAIRERGGSVVVVDPRRTRTAEQASEWVPVRPGTDALLLFAVLRTLAEEGLLRDHEHLRGKVSGLAEVLALAEPFTPERVAGPTGVPADRIRRLARDLAAASSPVLYGRIGTCTQEFGTLSTWLIFVLNVALGAVDRVGGSLFPIAGAWSPMFLKPPDQDQPGWRFGRTRSRVRGAPEVLGQYPVTCLPEEIETPGPGRIRALITVAGNPAVSAPAAASMDRALGSLDALIAVDNWLNETTRHAHVVLPGTSPLEHGHADDLYWMYALRSCLKWSDPVFPLQGDRPDEWEILLRLGGALLGTPVPEVDVPAMDEVYVGGLVQSLCATAGTPLTGRDADAALAALAGTGPERLVDLGIRLGPFGDSLGARPDGLTLARLREHPGGLDLAELQAGRLDEVLSTPSGTIELVHDLLSDDVPRLLARLDRAEPGLVLTSRRHLRSNNSWLHNVPSLMKGADRCTLLLHPRDADAAGLVDGQLARVTTTEGEVELPVQVSAEMMPGVVSLPHGWGHDRPGTRMAVAHAHAGVNSNLLNPGDLLDVPSGTLAVNGVPCSVAPA; translated from the coding sequence GTGAGCCGCGAGCACCGCATCACCTGTCCGCTCTGCGAGGCCATGTGCGGCCTCCGCGTCACCGTGGACGACGCGGGTCGCGTCGGCCGGATCACGGGCGATCCCGACGACGTCTGGTCCCGCGGCTACCTCTGCCCCAAGGGCACGGCGCTGGGCCACCTGCACGAGGACCCCGACCGGCTGCGGCAGCCGATGGTCAAGGGCCCGGACGGCGTGCACCGCCCGGTGTCCTGGGACCAGGCCTGGGCGGAGGTCGAGCGAGTCCTGCGCCCGGTGCTCGACGAGGACGGCGCCTCGGCGGTCACGGTGTACGTCGGCAACCCCGTCGCTCACAACCTCTCGCTGAGCCGCTACATCGGCGCCGTCATCGGCATGGGCCAGGCGGTCGGCATGCAGACCTACTACTCCCCCGCGACGGTCGACCAGTGGCCGCTGAACGTCGTGGGCGCGCTGCTCTTCGGGGGCATGTGGGAGGCGCCGGTCCCCGACCTCGACCGCACCGACCACCTCGTCGTCCTCGGCGCCAACCCCGCCGCCAGCCAGGGCTCGATGCTCTCCGCGCCCGACGTGCTCGGCCGGCTGCGGGCGATCCGCGAGCGCGGCGGCTCGGTGGTCGTCGTCGACCCCCGCCGGACCCGCACCGCCGAGCAGGCCAGCGAGTGGGTGCCGGTCCGCCCCGGGACCGACGCGCTGCTGCTCTTCGCCGTGCTGCGCACCCTCGCCGAGGAGGGCCTGCTGCGCGACCACGAGCACCTGCGCGGCAAGGTGAGCGGCCTGGCCGAGGTGCTCGCGCTCGCCGAGCCGTTCACGCCCGAGCGGGTCGCCGGGCCGACCGGCGTCCCGGCCGACCGGATCCGGCGGCTCGCCCGCGACCTCGCGGCGGCGAGCAGCCCGGTCCTCTACGGCCGGATCGGCACCTGCACCCAGGAGTTCGGCACCCTGTCGACCTGGCTGATCTTCGTCCTCAACGTCGCCCTCGGCGCCGTCGACCGGGTCGGCGGCAGCCTGTTCCCGATCGCGGGCGCCTGGTCGCCGATGTTCCTCAAGCCGCCGGACCAGGACCAGCCGGGCTGGCGCTTCGGCCGCACCCGCAGCCGGGTCCGCGGCGCCCCGGAGGTGCTCGGGCAGTACCCGGTCACCTGCCTGCCCGAGGAGATCGAGACCCCCGGGCCGGGACGGATCCGGGCCCTGATCACCGTCGCCGGCAACCCGGCCGTCTCCGCACCCGCGGCCGCCAGCATGGACCGCGCCCTGGGCAGCCTGGACGCGCTGATCGCCGTCGACAACTGGCTCAACGAGACGACCCGGCACGCGCACGTCGTGCTGCCCGGCACCTCACCGCTGGAGCACGGCCACGCCGACGACCTCTACTGGATGTACGCGCTGCGGTCCTGCCTGAAGTGGTCGGACCCGGTGTTCCCGCTCCAGGGCGACCGCCCCGACGAGTGGGAGATCCTGCTCCGCCTCGGCGGAGCGCTGCTCGGTACGCCGGTGCCCGAGGTCGACGTACCGGCCATGGACGAGGTGTACGTCGGGGGCCTGGTGCAGTCCCTCTGCGCGACGGCCGGCACCCCGCTGACCGGACGCGACGCGGACGCGGCGCTCGCAGCCCTGGCCGGAACCGGGCCGGAGCGCCTGGTCGACCTCGGCATCCGGCTCGGCCCGTTCGGCGACTCGCTCGGCGCGCGCCCCGACGGCCTGACGCTGGCCCGGCTGCGCGAGCACCCCGGCGGTCTCGACCTCGCCGAGCTGCAGGCGGGCCGGCTCGACGAGGTGCTCTCCACCCCGAGCGGCACGATCGAGCTGGTGCACGACCTGCTGAGCGACGACGTGCCGCGGCTGCTGGCCCGCCTGGACCGCGCCGAGCCCGGGCTCGTGCTCACCAGCCGCCGCCACCTGCGGTCCAACAACTCCTGGCTGCACAACGTGCCGAGCCTGATGAAGGGCGCGGACCGCTGCACCCTGCTGCTCCACCCGCGCGACGCCGACGCCGCGGGACTGGTGGACGGTCAGCTCGCGCGCGTCACCACCACCGAGGGCGAGGTCGAGCTCCCGGTGCAGGTCAGCGCGGAGATGATGCCCGGGGTCGTCTCGCTCCCCCACGGGTGGGGACACGACCGCCCGGGCACCCGGATGGCCGTGGCGCACGCCCACGCCGGGGTGAACAGCAACCTGCTCAACCCCGGCGACCTGCTCGACGTCCCGAGCGGCACCCTCGCGGTCAACGGGGTGCCCTGCTCGGTCGCCCCGGCCTAG